In Planctomycetota bacterium, the following proteins share a genomic window:
- a CDS encoding ASKHA domain-containing protein, protein MTTGAIKVTFEPEGKAAFVLPGSLVLEAAARAGIIVETPCGGRGTCGKCRIVVRDGCSPATATERRLLKPRELAGGLRLACQAKLVRETVVTVPDASRFFEQRILTSGVGGATRLCPAVAKQAVRVPEASLADPRSDVDRALEALGGNGLRFSLGAARELPAALRADGRRLTAVLHGGEVLAVEAGDTAARAFGLALDIGTTTVVGSLLDLTTGHEAALAARTNPQVSFGDDVVARITHASEGNGLRELQEKVVGCINDIVAEVAARAGIAREAIYEVTTVGNTTMNHLLLGLDPRQIAQMPFAAVVRAAMVVPAAELGIAVHPRARLYAMPNIAGFVGGDTVGVILAANLLACRKPTLAVDIGTNGEMVLGTGRRLIACSTAAGPAFEGARIRFGMRAADGAIEQVRFGRDVETSVIGDARPRGLCGSALVDAIAELLRAGILEPSGRMLGPGELPRKLPQALRRRVVPGERGYDFILAHEAETDLGSPILLTQGDIRQVQLAKGAIRAGIEVLKGELGLDDARLDGILLAGGFGNFIRRRNALRIGLLPPVEHARIHFIGNAALVGAKMVLACADYRAQAEVISRETEYLELGGLPEFQSHFAEAMLFPESE, encoded by the coding sequence GTGACGACCGGCGCGATCAAGGTGACGTTCGAGCCCGAGGGCAAGGCCGCCTTCGTGCTGCCCGGCAGCCTGGTGCTGGAGGCGGCGGCGCGGGCCGGCATCATCGTGGAGACCCCGTGCGGCGGCCGCGGCACGTGCGGCAAGTGCCGCATCGTGGTGCGCGACGGCTGCTCGCCGGCGACCGCGACCGAGCGGCGCCTGCTGAAGCCGAGGGAACTGGCTGGCGGCCTCCGGCTCGCCTGCCAGGCCAAGCTGGTGCGCGAGACGGTGGTGACCGTGCCCGATGCCTCGCGCTTCTTCGAGCAGCGCATCCTCACGAGCGGCGTCGGCGGCGCCACGAGGCTCTGCCCCGCGGTGGCCAAGCAGGCGGTGCGGGTGCCCGAGGCGTCGCTGGCCGACCCCAGGTCCGATGTCGATCGGGCCCTGGAGGCCCTGGGCGGCAACGGGCTGCGCTTCAGCCTTGGCGCCGCGCGCGAGCTGCCCGCCGCCCTGCGCGCCGACGGGCGGCGCCTCACCGCCGTGCTGCATGGCGGCGAGGTGCTCGCCGTGGAGGCCGGCGACACGGCGGCGCGCGCCTTCGGCCTCGCCCTCGACATCGGCACGACCACCGTGGTCGGTTCGCTGCTCGACCTCACGACCGGCCACGAGGCGGCCCTCGCGGCGCGCACGAACCCGCAGGTGAGCTTCGGCGACGACGTGGTGGCGCGCATCACCCACGCCTCCGAAGGCAACGGCCTGCGCGAGTTGCAGGAGAAGGTGGTCGGGTGCATCAACGACATCGTGGCCGAGGTGGCCGCGCGGGCGGGCATCGCGCGCGAGGCGATCTACGAGGTCACCACCGTGGGCAACACCACGATGAACCACCTGCTGCTCGGCCTCGACCCGCGCCAGATCGCCCAGATGCCGTTTGCCGCCGTGGTGCGCGCAGCCATGGTCGTGCCGGCCGCCGAACTCGGCATCGCCGTTCACCCGCGCGCCCGGCTCTACGCGATGCCGAACATCGCGGGCTTCGTGGGCGGCGACACGGTGGGCGTGATCCTGGCCGCCAACCTGCTCGCGTGCCGGAAGCCCACGCTGGCCGTGGACATCGGCACGAACGGCGAGATGGTGCTCGGCACGGGCCGGCGCCTGATCGCCTGCTCGACCGCGGCCGGCCCGGCCTTCGAGGGCGCGCGCATCCGGTTCGGCATGCGCGCGGCCGACGGCGCCATCGAGCAGGTGCGCTTCGGCCGCGACGTCGAGACGAGCGTCATCGGCGACGCCCGGCCTCGCGGCCTGTGCGGCTCGGCCCTGGTGGACGCGATCGCCGAGCTCCTGCGCGCCGGCATCCTGGAGCCCAGCGGGCGGATGCTTGGCCCCGGCGAGTTGCCCCGCAAGCTGCCCCAGGCGCTGCGCCGGCGAGTGGTGCCCGGTGAGCGCGGCTACGACTTCATCCTGGCCCACGAGGCCGAGACGGACCTCGGCTCGCCCATCCTGCTCACCCAGGGCGACATCCGCCAGGTGCAGCTCGCGAAGGGCGCCATCCGCGCCGGTATCGAGGTGCTCAAGGGCGAGCTGGGCCTCGACGACGCGCGCCTCGACGGCATCCTGCTGGCTGGCGGCTTCGGCAACTTCATCCGCCGGCGCAACGCGCTGCGCATCGGCCTTCTGCCGCCCGTCGAGCACGCGAGGATCCACTTCATCGGCAACGCCGCGCTCGTGGGCGCGAAAATGGTCCTCGCCTGCGCGGACTACCGGGCCCAGGCCGAGGTCATCTCGCGCGAGACCGAGTACCTCGAGCTGGGCGGCCTGCCGGAGTTCCAGAGCCACTTCGCCGAAGCCATGCTGTTCCCCGAGAGCGAGTGA
- a CDS encoding VIT and VWA domain-containing protein, producing the protein MKATSVLIGAALAIAAIGLMAHQALACVVVPEPIPIVRPWPHPTPPPRPTEQAVETHSHAAEITISGPVAKVAVNATFYNPNPYVMEGTYMFPLPGEASVENFEMNIDGKMVKGELLDADKARGIYEDIVRKRKDPGLLEWVGSKLLKCRVFPMNPRSETKVKLNYTLALSATGDLFEFSYPLRSAKPISGKIGTCAVKVRIEQKDGIKTLYSPTHQVDVTRKGETEAALGFEEANVVPERDFKLYFSTSRKDIGVAVITHKPAAENGYFLLTVAPNVEEKPDEAQPKSIVFVVDTSGSMAGEKIDQAKGALRYCVSSLKPADYFALIPFATEPAPFREGLLPATKENIQAAQDFIDKVEARGGTAINDALALALKTIQGAQGLPMIVFLTDGLPTIGETNADLILKNVAAANAAKARLFVFGVGYDVNTQLLDKLAEENRGSPDYVSPKENIEVKVSSFYQKVASPVLSDLKLDIPGLKTSDVYPKTLPDLFRGSQLMVLGRFEGGGAKAIKLSGTVAGKPREFVYEATFGEGADNTFLPRLWAVRKVAFLLNEIRLRGRNQELVDEVVKLGKQHGILTPYTSFLVVEDDVRPAVAGVPRAELRERLRREAESFAARADGQRAVEEARVLQDALDVDMVRPTKPTTRPVAPGEPAAPPRMSIGGPAITSGRANNAFGYGGEARKNLEKAAAEVIVTIADKTFYRKADGFLHDSLYNEAEHKAQIIEVKAFSDEYFALLKKHPGIGRYLAEGEPIIIVIEGKVYKIAKEM; encoded by the coding sequence ATGAAGGCGACGAGTGTTCTCATTGGCGCAGCGTTAGCCATTGCTGCGATTGGCCTTATGGCTCACCAGGCCCTCGCCTGCGTGGTCGTGCCCGAGCCGATCCCCATCGTACGCCCGTGGCCCCATCCCACCCCTCCCCCACGCCCGACCGAGCAGGCCGTCGAGACCCACTCTCACGCCGCCGAAATCACGATCAGCGGCCCGGTCGCCAAGGTAGCCGTCAACGCAACCTTCTACAACCCAAACCCTTACGTGATGGAAGGCACCTACATGTTCCCTCTGCCTGGCGAGGCCTCGGTGGAGAACTTCGAGATGAACATTGACGGCAAGATGGTGAAGGGCGAACTGCTCGACGCCGACAAAGCCCGCGGCATCTATGAGGATATCGTCCGGAAGCGCAAGGACCCCGGCCTGCTCGAGTGGGTCGGCTCCAAGCTCCTCAAGTGCCGCGTGTTCCCGATGAACCCGCGCTCCGAGACCAAGGTGAAGCTCAACTACACCCTCGCCCTCAGCGCGACCGGCGACCTGTTCGAGTTCAGCTATCCCCTTCGCTCGGCCAAACCCATCTCGGGCAAGATCGGCACCTGCGCGGTCAAGGTCCGAATCGAGCAGAAGGACGGCATCAAGACCCTCTACTCGCCCACCCACCAGGTGGACGTGACGCGCAAGGGCGAGACCGAGGCCGCCCTGGGCTTCGAAGAGGCCAACGTGGTGCCCGAGCGCGACTTCAAGCTCTATTTCAGCACGTCCAGGAAGGACATCGGGGTGGCCGTGATCACCCACAAACCGGCCGCCGAGAACGGCTACTTCCTGCTCACCGTGGCGCCCAACGTCGAGGAGAAGCCCGACGAGGCGCAGCCCAAAAGCATCGTCTTCGTGGTGGACACCTCGGGCTCGATGGCCGGCGAGAAGATTGACCAGGCCAAGGGCGCGCTGCGCTACTGCGTGAGCAGCCTCAAGCCGGCCGACTACTTCGCCCTCATCCCCTTCGCCACCGAGCCGGCCCCGTTCCGCGAGGGCCTCCTGCCTGCCACCAAGGAGAACATCCAGGCGGCGCAGGACTTCATTGACAAGGTCGAGGCCCGCGGCGGCACGGCGATCAACGATGCGCTCGCCCTCGCCCTCAAGACCATCCAGGGCGCCCAGGGCCTGCCCATGATCGTCTTCCTCACCGACGGCTTGCCCACCATCGGCGAGACCAATGCCGACCTGATCCTCAAGAACGTCGCCGCCGCCAACGCCGCCAAGGCTCGCCTCTTCGTCTTCGGCGTCGGCTACGACGTGAACACCCAGCTCCTCGACAAGCTGGCCGAGGAGAACCGCGGCTCGCCCGACTACGTGAGCCCCAAGGAGAACATCGAAGTCAAGGTCTCCAGCTTCTACCAGAAGGTGGCCAGCCCCGTGCTCTCGGACCTCAAGCTCGACATCCCTGGCCTGAAGACGAGCGACGTGTACCCGAAGACGCTGCCCGACCTGTTCCGCGGCAGCCAGCTCATGGTCCTCGGCCGCTTCGAGGGCGGCGGGGCCAAGGCCATCAAGCTCTCGGGCACCGTGGCCGGCAAGCCGCGCGAGTTCGTCTACGAGGCCACCTTCGGCGAGGGCGCCGACAACACGTTCCTGCCCCGCCTGTGGGCCGTGCGCAAGGTGGCCTTCCTGCTCAACGAAATCCGCCTCCGCGGCCGCAACCAGGAACTCGTGGACGAAGTGGTCAAGCTCGGCAAACAGCACGGCATCCTCACCCCCTACACCTCGTTCCTGGTGGTCGAGGACGACGTGCGCCCCGCCGTGGCCGGCGTGCCGCGCGCCGAGTTGCGCGAACGCCTGCGCCGCGAGGCCGAGAGCTTCGCCGCCCGCGCCGACGGCCAGCGAGCGGTCGAGGAGGCGAGAGTGCTCCAGGACGCGCTGGACGTCGACATGGTCCGTCCCACCAAACCGACAACCCGCCCCGTGGCGCCGGGCGAGCCGGCCGCGCCGCCCAGGATGTCCATCGGCGGCCCCGCCATCACGAGCGGTCGCGCCAACAACGCCTTCGGCTACGGCGGCGAGGCCAGGAAGAACCTCGAGAAGGCCGCTGCCGAGGTGATCGTGACCATCGCCGACAAGACCTTCTATCGCAAGGCCGACGGCTTCCTGCACGACAGCCTCTACAACGAGGCCGAGCACAAGGCCCAGATCATCGAAGTCAAGGCATTCAGCGACGAGTACTTCGCCCTCCTCAAGAAACACCCCGGCATCGGCCGCTACCTCGCCGAGGGCGAGCCGATCATCATCGTCATCGAAGGCAAGGTCTACAAGATCGCGAAAGAGATGTGA
- a CDS encoding TIGR00153 family protein, protein MSLIRELFGKSPFGPLVEHTKKVNECVKLVRPLLEACVREDWAEIHRLQDAVSKLEYEADVVKHEIRQHLPRRYFMPVSRGDLEQFLHCQDEIADAAQDFAVVLLIRSTKIHPELVEEFRAFLDQVVLVSETLTNAAQELESLAETSFGGAEAESVLKMISGLGEGEWKADRMQRKLSQHIYCLEKQLDPITIIFYEKMLGALSAIANSAENTGDMLRTMIVKG, encoded by the coding sequence ATGAGCCTGATCCGCGAATTGTTCGGCAAGTCGCCCTTCGGCCCCCTCGTCGAGCACACCAAGAAGGTGAACGAGTGCGTCAAACTCGTGCGTCCGCTGCTCGAGGCCTGCGTGCGCGAGGACTGGGCCGAGATTCACCGCCTTCAGGATGCCGTGTCGAAGCTCGAGTACGAGGCCGACGTGGTGAAGCACGAGATTCGCCAGCATCTGCCTCGGCGCTACTTCATGCCCGTGTCGCGCGGCGACCTGGAGCAATTCCTGCACTGCCAGGACGAGATCGCGGACGCGGCGCAGGACTTCGCCGTCGTGCTGCTGATCCGCAGCACGAAGATCCATCCCGAGCTGGTGGAGGAGTTCCGCGCGTTTCTCGACCAGGTGGTGCTGGTGAGCGAGACGTTGACCAACGCGGCGCAGGAGCTCGAGTCGCTGGCCGAGACCTCCTTCGGGGGCGCCGAGGCCGAGAGCGTGCTCAAGATGATCAGCGGCCTGGGCGAAGGGGAGTGGAAGGCCGATCGCATGCAGCGCAAGCTCAGCCAGCACATCTACTGCCTCGAGAAGCAGCTCGACCCGATCACGATCATCTTCTACGAGAAGATGCTGGGAGCGCTGAGCGCCATTGCGAACTCTGCCGAGAACACCGGGGACATGCTTCGGACCATGATCGTGAAGGGCTGA
- a CDS encoding FHA domain-containing protein: MARLVNVRTKKAYPLAADEVVIGRHPSCHVQVLEKQVSRKHCFVIRSAEGWVLRDSGSMLGTYLNGELLTSPYCLEPGDAVKVGTETFIYEETKEDAHKPMTLRPLSDAGTDELVPFDIPGRLRHRSKRLPVAIGLSVAVGAVGALLAILLLTRQGPTQAVFRAAELLRGRQVRELWGILTDERRQALPFDEFSAEIKAIPDEALRALQTLKVGVPYHTDRGVVVPVYVQAKGEQLAGDIVLYRQSGAWRIHTAPTDWLRSFEE, translated from the coding sequence ATGGCCAGACTGGTTAACGTGAGGACGAAGAAGGCCTACCCTCTGGCCGCCGATGAAGTGGTGATCGGCCGGCATCCGAGCTGCCACGTCCAGGTCCTGGAGAAGCAGGTCTCGCGCAAGCACTGCTTCGTCATCCGCTCGGCCGAGGGCTGGGTGCTCCGCGACTCCGGCAGCATGTTGGGCACATACCTCAACGGGGAGTTGCTGACGAGTCCCTACTGCCTCGAGCCCGGAGATGCGGTGAAGGTGGGCACCGAGACCTTCATCTACGAGGAAACCAAGGAAGACGCGCACAAGCCGATGACGCTCCGGCCCCTGTCGGACGCGGGCACGGACGAGTTGGTGCCGTTCGACATTCCCGGGCGTCTGCGGCACAGGTCGAAGCGTTTGCCGGTGGCCATCGGCCTCAGCGTGGCCGTGGGGGCGGTGGGCGCGCTGCTCGCCATCCTGCTGCTGACGCGCCAGGGGCCCACCCAGGCCGTGTTCCGCGCGGCCGAGTTGCTCCGGGGCCGCCAGGTGCGTGAGCTTTGGGGCATCCTCACCGACGAGCGCCGGCAGGCCCTCCCCTTCGACGAGTTCAGCGCGGAGATCAAGGCCATCCCCGACGAGGCGCTCCGGGCGCTTCAGACCCTCAAAGTGGGCGTCCCCTACCACACGGACCGTGGGGTGGTCGTCCCCGTCTACGTCCAGGCCAAGGGCGAGCAGCTCGCCGGCGACATCGTGCTCTACCGCCAGAGCGGCGCCTGGCGAATCCACACTGCGCCCACAGACTGGCTCCGCTCATTCGAAGAATGA
- a CDS encoding inorganic phosphate transporter gives MLWLLMGGIVALCLYMAWTIGANDVANSMGAPVGSGAITVRQAILIAAICEFAGAVLVGSDVTDTIRKGIVSPDALCRNPEVFCLGMASALFASAVWLHVATWLGMPVSTTHSIVGAVAGFGVVAAGIHSVNWGKMLEIVSSWFISPVAGLALGYVLFRFILRTVLTRAQPLAAAARIAPLMVFLTTLVVALATIYDGMKNLLKPGSVFAEWATGGRAILAAALVSLVAAVVSRRLLRYRARGEVGLPLPEQLRRVERLFVPLAVMAACSVSFAHGANDVANAVGPLAAIADILKTGTVKMRVAVPFWILALGGLGIVLGLATYGYTVMRTIGKGITEITPSRAVATGIATAATVLSCTRLGLPVSTSHCVVGAVLGVGLARGLGAVNQRVIRNIIGSWLATVPAAAGTTMLLFVLGHSLGVDLFLKQLMPAAP, from the coding sequence ATGCTGTGGCTTCTCATGGGCGGCATCGTCGCCCTCTGCCTGTATATGGCCTGGACGATCGGCGCGAACGACGTGGCGAACTCCATGGGGGCGCCCGTCGGCTCCGGCGCCATCACGGTCCGGCAGGCCATCCTGATCGCGGCCATCTGCGAGTTCGCGGGGGCCGTGCTCGTGGGGTCGGATGTGACGGACACGATCCGAAAGGGGATCGTGTCGCCCGACGCGCTGTGCCGGAACCCCGAGGTGTTCTGCCTGGGCATGGCCAGCGCGCTGTTCGCCTCGGCCGTGTGGCTGCACGTGGCGACGTGGCTGGGCATGCCGGTCTCCACCACGCATTCGATCGTGGGCGCCGTCGCCGGCTTCGGCGTGGTCGCCGCGGGCATCCACTCGGTGAACTGGGGCAAGATGCTCGAGATCGTGTCGAGCTGGTTCATTTCGCCCGTGGCGGGCCTGGCGCTGGGGTACGTCCTGTTCCGATTCATTCTCCGCACCGTGCTGACCAGGGCGCAGCCGTTGGCGGCAGCGGCGCGCATCGCCCCGCTCATGGTGTTTCTCACCACGCTCGTCGTGGCCCTGGCGACCATCTACGACGGGATGAAGAACCTGCTGAAGCCGGGCAGCGTGTTTGCCGAGTGGGCCACGGGGGGCCGCGCCATCCTGGCCGCGGCCCTGGTGAGCCTCGTCGCCGCCGTCGTCTCGCGGCGTCTCCTCCGCTACCGGGCGCGGGGGGAGGTCGGGCTGCCGTTGCCCGAGCAGTTGCGCCGGGTCGAGCGGCTGTTTGTGCCTCTGGCGGTCATGGCGGCCTGCTCGGTGTCGTTCGCACATGGCGCCAACGACGTGGCGAACGCGGTCGGCCCGCTGGCCGCCATTGCTGACATTCTCAAGACAGGCACCGTGAAGATGCGCGTGGCTGTGCCGTTCTGGATCCTCGCGCTCGGCGGCCTGGGGATCGTGCTGGGGCTGGCCACCTACGGCTACACGGTCATGCGGACCATTGGCAAGGGGATCACCGAGATCACGCCGTCGCGCGCCGTGGCCACCGGCATCGCCACGGCCGCCACGGTGCTCTCCTGCACGCGGCTCGGGCTGCCCGTCTCGACCTCGCATTGCGTGGTGGGAGCCGTGCTGGGCGTGGGGCTGGCGCGCGGCCTGGGCGCTGTGAACCAGCGGGTGATCCGCAACATCATCGGCTCGTGGCTGGCCACTGTGCCTGCCGCGGCTGGCACGACCATGCTGCTCTTTGTCCTCGGCCACTCGCTTGGGGTGGACCTCTTCCTGAAGCAACTGATGCCCGCCGCGCCGTGA